The sequence AAAGAAAACACGACCAAGAACAATAAACCAGCACAGAACTACAGCGGCCAGGCACCACCAGGCCATCACTTCACAAGGTTCAAACTGCCAAATACATTCTGCAGTTTAAgaagcagtaaaacaaaacGCCAAGATAAAAGCAGCTTTCCATTCTGAAACAggatggaagaaaacatttggtGCAAACAATATCGGCGGCAGAAGGCATTCAAGTACACGCCATTGAGAGGTCACTCGTATCTTTGTAATGTTTAGAAACAAAGCTATGACCAGTGAGTGGCCAGAGAAAGAGCGCACACTCGTAGGAACCACAACTGCCAAGCCTTGATTTCTGAACAGCGATTTCATTTCCTAATCTGTTGAAGGGGACCGATGAAGGAAgccaagcagaaaataaataccgTCAAATCAAAACGTGCTTGACAAACTTGCTCGCGAAACTCTGAAATGAAACCGTGCTCCAGATTGGCTCCTGCCCGTCTGTAGGCAGCGGCATGTACCAATGCACAACGCCAAGCTCCACCTCTGCTATGTAAACAATATCCTCAATTTAAACCaccacttgtgtttttgttagTCTAATGTAAAGACATCAAACGCCTTTCCCAACAGGGACTCCAGTGCCTTAACAGAACAGGAATGAATCTGCAAGTTAAAGCTTTGGGCCTAGCTTTAAAGGTTAAAACGTCTTAACATCAGCGTTACCATCATAATTAAAAgggctttttaaagaaaaaaaagtctcaccAATTCTTCGTAACTTCTGTAATGCTCATTTCCTTCCCAATCCAACCGTTTAGGAAGTAActaaacagagaaggaaaaagataagTAAGctagaggggaaggagggaagagatcACATCCACAACAATGTGTGTGGAGAGGGGTAAAAAGTTGGGACGTGGGAGCGGAAGAAACTTGAGTGACTTAAGAAGCTTTCTACTACAGCGAGAGGGGTGAGACCGGCGGGGATTCCACACAGACCtggtgctgctccagctcctgcaccaGCACCTGCGGAGACACgggaaacagaagaggaaaaaaaaaaaaagaaaaagagaaaacaaggcaTCAGCGGGGACGGGAGGCCGGGGGCTGGGGCTTGTCAGGCGGCCGCCGAGGGGCCGGGGGATGGGGGTACCGGCCGCTCACACCTCCCCTGCAATCCTCTCCGCAGCAGCCACCGAACGGCCGAGGGCTCCGAGCGAGCGTGTGCGCCCAGGTGAGCGAGCGGCGCCCCGGTACTCACCTCCAGCGCTCTCCTGCAGGGCCCGGTGGTCAGGAACCGAGCTATGAGGAAGTAGAGCTCTGCGGGAGAGACggggacagagagagagacacggggtggggggggtggggggggtgaggctgagcggcggcggcggcagcgggaaGATGGCGGCAGGGAGCGGCGCCGGctcccgccgcgccccgccggcGTTACCTGATTCAATGAGCGGCACGGACGCGCCGCCGGAGCTGGAGGAAGGCGAGGGCTCGGCCATGGCTCTCTTcgcttccttccttccctccctccctcctgcggGCGGCCGGGCTCAGGCGGCGGCAGGcgcgggccgggcccggctcagcagagccctgtcagcgccccctcccccctcctctgctctcccccgcccccctcgctcgcgctccccccccccgcctagCGCCTAGCGCAGcctcagcgccgccgccgccgcctgcgccGGGCGGAGGGGAAAAGTAGTCCCCGCTCCCGGTGAGGGTGGTTGGCCGGGAAGGAAGGGGGTCGGCGGGGACGGAGCGCGTCGCCGCGGTGAGACGtgcggcggcggagcgggagGGGAGAGCGGGACGGCGCGGCGGGGGGGAACGAGAGGGCCGGGCGCGGAAGGATCACGGCCGCGGCTTTGCGCTGCGGCTCGGCGGGCGGGGCCGTTCTGTCAGGAGCGGGAGGGGCCACGGCGCGCGCCGGGGCCGTTACGGCCGTTGGGGCGCTGCGCTCGCGCGGCCGGCAGCCGGCGGCCCGTCAGCCCCTCGTCCCCTGAGGGCCGCCCGCACCGCTGAGCAGGGTTACCGCAGGGCTGAGGGGTGCTTGGCGCTGGAGGAGGAACGGCGGCAGGGCGCTGCCGCGGGGAGCACGTTCTGGAGATCAAATAACCTCGTGGAAACTGGGTTTGCTCTCTAGATGTTGAAGTGGCGTGTTACGTGCAGATCTTCATTAACCGTCACTCCATTCTTCAGTCACACAGAGCAAACGTACCTGCTGTCGCAACAGGAAGGAATGCTACTTCCAAAGTACAGCCCTGGAAAGTGTTGTCAGACCTATTTACGTACCTCCCAGTCCAATTCTCCACACGCAGGACTGAGATCTCGTGCCAACACACACaactcctcactctcccagtaGCTGAAGTGTTGGGTTTTGCTGTAACATGCTGACATTTCAAACCATGTGGAGAAGGGCCATAGTAGCTACTGCTTATATCACCTTACTTTTCATGGGGTGTGACTGCCTAGCTTGAAATTTCTTTCAGCTTAAGTGGACTGCTTATGATGACTAACAGTGCTTCTTTGAGAGCTATcgtttttctccccctcttctcccAAGTCtgcaccaccagcagctcccttcGCAGGTAAAGCTAAGAGAAGCCTTTCAGGCCTGAGCTTGTGCTGCTCCGAACAGATGTAAGGTTTCCGTGTTCCTGACACAACTACTCttgttcctttccttctttcagtgAGGAATTTCTGTCCTGTGAAAGGCAGGCTGCCCCCGATTTACCTGACAGCTGAGTCCTTTCACTTCCAcgataaaatgagaaataacttTGTCCCCAAGAGTAAATATTAGGGAACAATTACGATTAATATATGTTAGAGACATGCTGGAAGTCAGCAGGATCTCGACATTAGAGACTCAAACCACATGAGAAGTAGGCATTCAATAAGAAGGTAAAAGAGGTTATTTCAGGATACTCACTTGCAAGTTTATTAGTCATTTAACTGTTTTTGACTTggtaaaaacacaaagaaagcaaataggCCAAATAAGCAGCCATTGCACCCTACTACTAAATTAAACTAACAAATAAGATAATGGAAGGCATGGGAGGTGTTGTAGAAAGAGTGGCATAAACTTAGTTCAAGCCTTTTAAAATACCACAGGATTTGAAGTCAAAACCAGGTGTGTTCTGCTAGAAACACACCTGTGTCAGGATTGGACCAGCAGCACTTTGTGGTCCAGTGTTGGAAGACATCCTCTGTATAAGGCAAGGAAAAACTAATCTTTTCATAAATAGGTAAGAAGTAAAAAGGGTAAAATGCTTTATTACATGAAAGCATGTGAGAAATTACTCAGATGAAAGTATTCTTTGAGAAAATAAGTCAGAGGTGAAACTTGGGTATCTTTTTAGAACTATTAGAAGTTGAAGACAGCACCAAAAATGAAGAGGACGCAGATACTGTACTTGTAGGTGTTAAGAGCATAAAcatcaaagtgaaaaaaagaagaaacaaagacaaaaacgTTACTTTTTGACCTTGACTCCCCCCAGGAGAAGGTTGACAGCTGACTGGCATCACGCTGATAGGATAAAGCTCTACTACTACGCACAGCTGCAATACAGCAAAAATTaagtggtggtgggggggggaacaacTGCACTCTGGGGGAGCTAAAGTGATACTGTCATAGGTTCTCCCAGTCAtaggtttcattttttaagataAAGTAACATATACTTTATATGTCCCCTTCTGATGAAAGGCTGTAAATATATACGTTTTTTAATACAGTGAGCGAGAATCAGGACAGTTTTGTACTGCATGAATGAGCTCTCAGCATGGttacattttacttttgtttgaaACCATGCTCCGTCAGCTTGCAACCCTATATAGCAGGCACAGCTGCTCACAGCATGGTTAGCTTACCTAAACAGATCATCAGCATGAGAACAGTCTTCTTGCTCCTCCCTTGCTGCTCCTGCCCGCACTGTTTCCCTGCTTTTCATCTACGGGTTCCACTGCTTGACCCCAGCTAGCTAGCCAGGGAAGTTCACAGCCTAGCTTCATTTCTCTCATGAACAGGGAAATCGAAAAAACATTGGGTGTCTTAAAGTCACAAGTCAACTTTCCCCAAAAGTTGATTGGGGAAATTCCAATGCAGTTCCAATACATTCCAAAAGAAGTTCCAATACAACAGGTAACACTCAAGAGGATTGCTTTTACACATCTTCCCCAGAGCACTGTTTCCACACAAGCGCACGTGCCATCTCTTAGATGCCAGACAAGAAGATCcgatgctgttttttttaaaagcagaagcagcaccacTACACTATCAACTTTCCATCTAAGTTTCCATCCATTTTATCAACTTTCCAACTAAGTCCACTCAAGACTGCAACTACGGTTTTCTACTTGCTGCTCACTGCCTGCGTTACCACCCATCTCTTGGAAAAGTATGGGTTTTACCAACGTTAAGAATACAGTTAGGAATCAAAACCAggaaggtatttatttattcattgttttCCAACAGAAACACAACGTGTTCAATGACTACACCACTTATACTGTGAGTTCTCATAGTCAATGCAGGAGCTACAGAAACGTCCTTTCTTAATCAAGAtttatttggcttttgtttGGTGATCACAGACACTACAAACAATTTTACAATTGTTTTTATTCACATAGggttttttaatctaaaaactATAGGTTTTTTTCTAAGcctatttcaaatatttttcatctgatcATTGTAGACAAGCTGTCCTTTAAAATAGGATGTGAAGTACCAGCTGCCATTAAGTCTACCAATCAGAAACTTTTACCTATTCagcatttaaagtaaaaatttccAATCTTTCACACCACAATTACAAAGTTGTTGAGAAAAATCAAGCTGTACCTACCAAAAATAACTTTGTCACAGATATACATCACTCAGCAAGAAATCCAACACTAGGGAGCAGTTTATTAGGTAAGCAATTCTACTGATGGTACAACCATAGATAAATAACTACCATGTTAAGACATCCTCAACATATCGTTACGAACTCTGAAGTCCAACCTGTGTTATGCTTCATTCAATAGGATAAAAAAATTGTCCCTCAATCTATGGAACGTGAAGCCTCATCAAGACTTCAAGAAGCCCCCTCCTTTATGGAACATTCCAGTAATTTCTGGTTTCATAGAAAACAGACAACCAGTACATGATTTTaccacttaaaaaaaagcatttacacTTAtctaaatatgtaaaaaaatgggttgggttgggattctctcctttttaaaaatgtgttttctacaACTACTAAAAAACTTGCATTTACAAAATAGTTGataaaaatattcctctgaATTGTACAAGAAGAAAAGTATAAGGACCACCAATCGAAGACTTGGTACCAGATGTTAGTCAGACTTAGCTTCTTTCTCTACAGCTGCATCAGATGCTTGGGTCTgcaagggagaaaacaaaacactttaacGCGAAAAATTTCTAAGCAATGAAGTCTTTTAGTTCATAGCATTTTTAACGTGCAATTGAGTTAACTTGACATACAGAACAACCATGCCTTGTTTCTACACACCATGCTTTGTAGTCTTAATTAATCGGTGCCATGATCTGCTTACTTCTCTTGGACAACAACCTACTAAAACCAAGCTTTCTTGAAAGGCCTTTTATCTCCTCAGATGCATCAGTATGGATTTCAGAATGTTGATATTGTTACTACTCAATATGTgctgaaaaggattttttttttaaacccaagTCTATTTCAATAATTACTGCctttatgaaagaaagaattgtTTAAGTTAAAATCCTTGTATAAAATTGTGCTTAGAAAAAACAGATGCATTTTATGCACCCAAGTGCAGCACTGAACATTTTCAAATCTTAGTACATTTTGAGGCAAGCAAGATTTAGGGACTCAGTACTGCACTGAACTAAACATCACTTTGTAAAAATACACTGAATGTAGCAGAGCTACATCATTTTTAAGTCAAGCTTCTATATATTGTACTTCAGAACAAGTTCATACAAACTTAATTGATTACAACTGTAACCCCATTTGGATTGGAAAACTCACTGCTTTTGcagcatactttaaaaaaaggaatgtaACATTATTATCAACATAAAAACTATGCTTAATTTAACTATTCCAAAGCTTTGCAGCACCAACAGAAGATATTTAATCACACTACAACCGAAGCAGGAACCCTAACACCAGCTGTCTTCAGTGCCACCTGGGGGAAGGCTTTGGAAGGATGAAGGACAGTAGCCATTTTTACCCCATGGGCATCACGCTCTTTTTACCATAAGAATTCACTGTCTGTCCAGGAGACTGTGAATTAACAACAGCTTCACTGATTGTATTGGTTGATAACAGTAGTATCTAATGTCAAACAGGACAGACTGCCTTGTCTAGGCTTGGGTATTATATTAGTTCAGTGATTTTGACTGGGGTGACCAACATAAGACAAACATGAAGATGTGCCCCAAAAATCATCATTCATTTCTTAGGTTTATGTCATCTTTACACCAGAGTATTAAACAGATGAGTAACATCACCAAATTTCGATTTGTTATTACTGACATGCCACGTGCACAAATTGAAGGCCTGAATTATGCAATGGTGATAGACAACGAGAGCCATATACAAACTCCAGCCTACCAATGAATTGCTACTTAGAGCACTTTTTTATGAACATCACACCATAAGcttgcaaatgaaaaaacattaCCCCAAGTAAGTTGTCCTGCATGCTCAAATATCATCCTGTACCTTCCTTGCCCACAAAACCCCACCATCTACCTAAGAAACAAATACACTTTTCCCCTACTTGAAAATACATGtgcacactgaaaaaaagaaaatttaatacACAAACCAGACAGGAAgaataaatcacatttaaatttaaaccaAATCCAAAAACTCAACTAACTGAAGCAAGCAAGGCAGTCAACACTGCAGAAACCTCAGAGTAATTCTAAGCCTACATGAAAACCTGCTTTATCCAATTGTTAACAGCTGCCATAGGAGGCACTGCTGCTCCCTACAAATCTCAtcctgaatttaaaaacaagtgatgcCCATCTTCCAGAAAAGGAGTAGCGTGAAGGATGTTTTAAGTTAAATGATCACTAACTCCAAACAGAGAACCACAGCCATTTTAGCAAGGTATTACAATCAAGACTAACTTGGCACGTTCCTCAACAACTATGAGTACTTCTTGCAACTTTCTCTACCATCCCTGCATCAGCCTTTCCCTTCTTCTGGCTGGCAAAACAGCTTCTTGGTGAAGGACATTACTTTAGTAAAATTCTCACCTTTTTCCATAATTTCAAGGACTTACCACATCACTGCAACTCTTTTTGGGGCAACTAGAATTTACCTGGCTTATCTACTAGTGTTTTGATAACCTTTATCTTTCTTTGCACAGAAATAGAATCTAGTAAAAGAACTGCATGTGTTTCTGACAGATGTTTAGGTAACTAGTACAGTAAGTTATCCAGCTGTTTTAGAATAAAGAATACAGACAACTTTACCTCCTCACTTTTCGTTTCCCCATTTTCTGCAGGCAAGTTGTCCTTTGTCTGTTCTTGGTTTGTCTCTTCAGTCTGTTTTCCTTTAggcccctttttcccctttgacTGAGCTTTCTTGTCCTCAGACTTATCCTACAATTAAATCAATTTTCAGTAAGTTCATATAACCTACAAGGTaaactttgaaaacaattaaacaaaaacaagatgGACTTGCCAAACAGCAAGAGCTGCTACCAACAACCAGTGAGCTAATACATAGTTGAATTGCCAAAAAAGCCTCTTCCAAACTACATACAGACAATCCCTATTTCGTGTAGTCAGTACAATGAGAGAATCAAATCAGGACAAAATAaacctctcctgttctcttcCATCCCTCGACCCTGAACAGCACACATTATGACAATGTTAGGCTCACAGAATCTAAAACCACCACATTatacagtaa comes from Anser cygnoides isolate HZ-2024a breed goose chromosome 1, Taihu_goose_T2T_genome, whole genome shotgun sequence and encodes:
- the HMGN1 gene encoding non-histone chromosomal protein HMG-14, which codes for MPKRKVSAAGGEAAEEPKRRSARLSAKPAPAKAEPKPKKLAAKDKSEDKKAQSKGKKGPKGKQTEETNQEQTKDNLPAENGETKSEETQASDAAVEKEAKSD